DNA sequence from the Streptomyces sp. CA-210063 genome:
GCGCTCGTGGCCGTCGGGATCGGTATCGCGGTCGCCTCCTTGCCGGGCGTCGAGGTGAAGACGCTCCAGGTCGGCAATCTGCTGGCGTCCGTGGACGTGCCGGGGCCGGGGCAACTGGCCGGACTGGCCGACGCGGGCATCATCACGGCGATCCTCACCTTCACCGTCATCGCCTCGGCGGAGAGCCTGTTCACGGCCGCGGCCGTGGACCGGATGCACAACGGGCCGCGCACCCGCTACAACACCGAGCTCATCGCCCAGGGCGCGGGGAACACGATCGCCGGCGTCCTCGGCGCGCTGCCCGTCACGGCGGTCGTCGCGCGCAGCTCGGCGAACGTCCAGGCCGGGGCCAAGACCCGTATCTCCCGTACGCTGCACGGCCTTTGGCTGCTCGCCTTCGCGCTGCTGCTGCCGCAGGTGCTGGCGCTGATCCCGATCTCGGTGCTCGCGGGTGTCCTCGTGCACAGCGGGTGGAAGCTGTTCGCGCCGGAGGAGTTCCCGAAGATGTGGCGGCAGGACCGGGGCGAGTTCGCGGTCATGACGCTGACGACGCTCGTCATCACGGCGACCGCGCTGCTCGAAGGGGTGCTGTTCGGGTTGGCCGCGGGTGTGGTGCTGGCCGCGCTGCGGATGTCGCAGACCGTCATCCGGCAGCACATCGAGGACGACACGGCGAAGGTCGTGATGGCGGGCAACGCGACGTTCCTGCGGCTGCCGAAGCTGATCGACGCGCTGGAGGGCGCGGCCGCCTCCGGCAAGCCGCGCATCCGGCTCGATCTGCTCGGGGTGACCCATCTCGACCATGCCTGCCGTAGTCAGGTCGAGGAGTTCGTGGCGCAGCAGCGGGGGGCCGGGTTGCGGGTGGAGCTGTTGATGCCGGACCTTACGGACACCGGGACGAGGGTGCCTGCGGGGGCGAGGCCGGTGGGGCTCGACGAGGAGCCGGCGGTTTCCGTGCCGGGGCCGGGGCCGGTGCCGGATGTGGAGTTGGATCCGGCGGACGTGTGGGACTACGCGACCGTCGGTACGGCGGCGGTGGGGGGCACCGGACAGATGCCTTCCGGGGCAGGGCCCGGGCCCACCGCCGAGTGGTTCTACCTCGATACTCGGCCCATGCCTGGGGTGCCCGAGTCGCGGCCGCCGTTGTTGAGGCGGGGGCGTGACTGGGCGGAGTAGTCGGCAGGGTGGGGGCGGGTGTTTTCTCGCCCCCGCCGCCCCTACCCGTCCCATCCCCAGGGGCTGTGCCCCTTCCACCCCCTTGAGCGCCTTATAGCTCGGGGGGTTCTGTGTGTTGGCGGGTGCGGGTTCGTTGTGGTTGATCGCGCAGTTCCCCGCGCCCCTGAAAGCACCGGGCGCGACCCATGCCGTCAAGGGGCGCGGGGAACTGCGCGAGCAACCCCCACTCACCCGCAGCTGACCCACCTGCCACAAACCCCTCGGGGGGACTACGCTGAGAGCGGGCTTCGGAGCTTCGAGAGGGTGGCGTCATGACCGGCTGGAACGTGCGTGACATCCCCGAGCAGAGTGGCCGTACCGCTGTGGTGACGGGTGCCAACAGCGGTATCGGATACGTCGCCGCCCGGGAGCTCGCCCGTCGTGGCGCACACGTCGTCCTCGCCTGTCGCAGTGAGGGGCGGGGTGCGGCGGCGCTGGAGCGGATGAGTTCCGAAGTGCCGGAGGGGAGCGTCGAGCTGATGCGGCTCGACCTCGGGGACCTGGGCTCTGTGCGGGAGTTCGCGGAGGCTTACGGGAGCGCGAACGACCGGCTGGATCTGCTCGTCAACAACGCCGGTGTGATGGCCGTGGCGCAGTCACGGACGGCCGACGGCTTCGAGACACAGTTCGGGACCAACCATCTCGGCCACTTCGCCCTCACCGGCCTGCTGCTGCCGATGCTGCTCGCCGCGCCCGGCGCGCGCGTCGTGACCGTCTCCAGCAGCATGCACATGAGGGCGAACATCGACATCGGCGACCTCAACAGCGAGCGGAACTACGGGCGTTGGCTCGCCTACGGCCGCTCCAAGACCGCCAACCTGCTCTTCACCCACGAGCTGGCCCGAAGGCTCGCGACCCATGGCTCGGACGTCGTCGCCGCGGCCGCGCACCCCGGCTACGCGGCGACCAACCTCCAGACGGCCGGGCCCAGCGCCGAGGGCCGCAAGGGCGTCGAACGCTTCATGCGCATCGGCAACCGCTTCTTCGCCCAGTCCGCCGAGGCGGGCGCCCTGCCCACGCTGTACGCGGCGACCGCGCCGGACGTCGGACCGGATGCGTTCATCGGCCCGTCCTTCGTCATGTGGCGCGGCACGCCGGGACCGTCGAAACGAGCGCCCTGGACCCTCAACGACCAAGCGGGCGAACGCCTTTGGTCCGCCTCCGAGCAACTCACCGGGGTCACGTACGACGAGCTGAAGGCCTGACGCGTACGGCTGCTCTACGCGATCCTCATGCCCAGCAGCTCCCCGAACGCCTCGCTCCCCGCCGGGGTCACCTTCACCGCGCGTCCGGAGCCGACGCGGCGTACCCACTGTCTCTCCAGGGCGGTGGCGCACAGGGCGGCTCCCAGGGCTCCGGCCAGGTGAGGCCGGCGTTCGGTCCAGTCCAGGCAGCTTCGTACCAAGGGGCGGCGGGTGCCCTCGGGGTGCCGGTGGTTCAGGGTGTCGGCGAGCCAGGTCCGGCCCGCCGGGGTGACGGCGAGGCCCGAGTCGTCGGCGACCAGGCCACGGGTGATCATCGCGTCGGCGAGGGCCACGCCGAGTCGGCCCGCGAGGTGGTCGTAGCAGGTACGGGCCCTGGCCTCGGCGTCGAGCCGTACCGACTGGCTCAGGTTCCGTGGGCGGGTGCCGTCCGGGGCGTACGAGGCGAGGGCTTCGATCAGGGCTGCCGCGTCGGGGCCGGCGAGCCGGACGTAGCGGTGTCGGCCCTGGCGCTCCTCGGCGAGCAGCCCGCCCTCGACGAGACGGGTGAGCTGTTCGCTGGCGGTGGACGCCCGTACCCCGGCGTGCCGGGCGAGTTCGCCCGCGGTCCAGGCACGGCCGTCGAGCAGGGCCAGACAGAAGGCGGCCCTGGTGCGGTCGGCGAGCAGACCGGCGGTCTCGGCGAGCGGGGACATACGGCCATGATGCCGCGGGGACGGTTCGGGCGGCGCCGAACTGTTCCGGCCCCAGCATCGGACCATGACGCACACGCCGACCTTCGGTGCCCCGCCCCGAGTCCGCCCCGGCCGTCGCCACGCCCTCGCGCCGGCCGACGGACTGCTCCGGCGCCCCCTGACCCCCTTCGCCCGCCTGCACCACCGGCCGGCCCCACTGCTGCTGCCCAACGCCTGGGACCACGCCTCCGCCGCCGCACTCGTGGCGCACGGCTTCGAGGCCGTCGGCACCACCAGCCTGGGCGTCGCCGCCGGCGCCGGACTGCCGGACGGGGCCGCCGCCACCCTCGACGCGACCGTGGCGCTGGCCCGCCGACTGGGACAGGGCTCGTTCCTCCTCACCGTCGACGCGGAAGGCGGCTTCAGCGACGACCCGGCGGAAGTGGCCGCGCTGGCCCGGGAGTTGTACGAGGCGGGCGCGGCCGGGATCAACCTGGAAGACGGCCGCCCCGACGGCACGCTCGCCCCGGTGGAGGCGCACGCCGCGAAGATCGCCGCCGTCAAGGCCGCGGCGC
Encoded proteins:
- a CDS encoding SulP family inorganic anion transporter translates to MPGHAPDMPGHAPEARGHAANGTGYKGGSSGRDGSGGSSGSNGSNGSKQPGARGRIDFATEITASLVVFLVALPLCIGVAVASGVPAELGIISGVIGGLVVGAVRGSTLQVSGPAAGLAALVAETVLEFGVAMLGVIVLFSGILQIVLGLVKLGRMFQAISLAVVQGMLAGIGLPLMFSQLYPMSDSKAPGTPLDNMAGVPGLIVDTVSNPQALIAAGLGVVTIVLSFLWKKAPGPVKKVPAALVAVGIGIAVASLPGVEVKTLQVGNLLASVDVPGPGQLAGLADAGIITAILTFTVIASAESLFTAAAVDRMHNGPRTRYNTELIAQGAGNTIAGVLGALPVTAVVARSSANVQAGAKTRISRTLHGLWLLAFALLLPQVLALIPISVLAGVLVHSGWKLFAPEEFPKMWRQDRGEFAVMTLTTLVITATALLEGVLFGLAAGVVLAALRMSQTVIRQHIEDDTAKVVMAGNATFLRLPKLIDALEGAAASGKPRIRLDLLGVTHLDHACRSQVEEFVAQQRGAGLRVELLMPDLTDTGTRVPAGARPVGLDEEPAVSVPGPGPVPDVELDPADVWDYATVGTAAVGGTGQMPSGAGPGPTAEWFYLDTRPMPGVPESRPPLLRRGRDWAE
- a CDS encoding oxidoreductase; its protein translation is MTGWNVRDIPEQSGRTAVVTGANSGIGYVAARELARRGAHVVLACRSEGRGAAALERMSSEVPEGSVELMRLDLGDLGSVREFAEAYGSANDRLDLLVNNAGVMAVAQSRTADGFETQFGTNHLGHFALTGLLLPMLLAAPGARVVTVSSSMHMRANIDIGDLNSERNYGRWLAYGRSKTANLLFTHELARRLATHGSDVVAAAAHPGYAATNLQTAGPSAEGRKGVERFMRIGNRFFAQSAEAGALPTLYAATAPDVGPDAFIGPSFVMWRGTPGPSKRAPWTLNDQAGERLWSASEQLTGVTYDELKA
- a CDS encoding ArsR/SmtB family transcription factor; this encodes MSPLAETAGLLADRTRAAFCLALLDGRAWTAGELARHAGVRASTASEQLTRLVEGGLLAEERQGRHRYVRLAGPDAAALIEALASYAPDGTRPRNLSQSVRLDAEARARTCYDHLAGRLGVALADAMITRGLVADDSGLAVTPAGRTWLADTLNHRHPEGTRRPLVRSCLDWTERRPHLAGALGAALCATALERQWVRRVGSGRAVKVTPAGSEAFGELLGMRIA